A window from Saccharomyces eubayanus strain FM1318 chromosome XIV, whole genome shotgun sequence encodes these proteins:
- the CNM67 gene encoding Cnm67p: protein MTDFDLMNFPFNEHLDSPVSDDTGERDEQQIPQNWLNENHVGKSILPLFVNPDDVIKRNFSNVRDSSEENKPPSMDRMNYARNTNLQESPGLQERSHNGRHRSTKVTESHKGDVPNFIHSTPREDSSAKHFTKANERGSSQTSNENLSPDLSIEDCNGATVPLQASLSKEDLQILESVILGYQKRIIELGKENLEKEERSNSLQRELDIAKKFSDKNSNNEKKLEEKTVMIENITEXFSHTKELLEKAKDTIRTKQTALLSLTDSLRNVELFTIPIGILFFELYDSEDASLNLDGLLREKYPNIIGFLRQSHLDEQNRMSQRLENAKSENSDLQNELENKKSEIQAIREKNNNLLGTNKTLSKQNKVLCDKFEKLSNDEKEMLKGCNEEIKTKLESLNERLGSWERNKESYEAALKDKDQTIGEFEKKTNSMSKELTHLKSRLGNLEGNTSERITIKEILQSRSDISVEECNLLMIEQIDSACLTDLQNIVKEIVLAIGIPYSKLRRKIPLLAIKLKYESILLSNFAQRLHRQIYNQEMNLKKFTDQAYYEFMTTRRIDTIDHHLERCLDHLYDYILEKMVR from the coding sequence ATGACCGATTTTGATCTAATGAATTTTCCATTCAACGAGCATTTAGACTCTCCTGTTTCCGATGACACTGGGGAGAGGGACGAACAGCAGATCCCACAAAACTGGCTTAACGAGAACCATGTTGGGAAGTCTATTTTGCCTTTGTTCGTTAACCCTGACGATGTTATCAAGCGTAACTTCTCCAATGTTAGAGATTcttctgaagaaaataaaccaCCATCTATGGATCGCATGAACTACGCCAGGAATACAAATCTTCAAGAATCTCCCGGATTACAAGAAAGATCACACAATGGACGACATCGTTCCACCAAAGTAACCGAAAGTCACAAAGGAGATGTACCGAATTTTATCCATTCCACCCCAAGGGAAGACTCTTCTGCGAAGCATTTCACGAAAGCGAATGAGCGTGGTTCTTCTCAAACGTCCAATGAAAATTTATCGCCTGACCTCTCCATAGAAGACTGTAACGGTGCAACTGTTCCATTACAAGCTTCTCTATCAAAGGAAGATCTTCAGATTTTGGAAAGCGTTATACTCGGATACCAAAAGAGGATTATTGAATTAGGCAAAGAgaatttagaaaaagaggaaagaTCAAACTCTTTACAAAGAGAACTAGATATCGCCAAGAAATTCAGTGACAAGAACtcaaacaatgaaaaaaaactcgaagaaaaaacagtaATGATTGAAAATATAACGGAARAGTTCTCACATACGAAGGAGTTACTAGAAAAGGCTAAAGATACTATTCGAACAAAACAAACTGCACTATTGAGTCTTACTGACTCTCTTCGAAATGTTGAATTGTTCACAATACCAATCggtatattattttttgaactatATGACTCTGAGGACGCATCCTTGAATTTGGATGGACTATTACGGGAAAAATATCCTAATATCATAGGATTTTTACGACAGTCACATTTAGATGAGCAAAATCGTATGTCACAACGTTTAGAAAACGCAAAATCGGAAAATAGCGATCTCCAAAATgaattagaaaacaaaaaatcagaaaTTCAAGCCataagagaaaaaaataataatttaCTTGGTACAAATAAGACCCTATCCAAGCAAAATAAAGTTCTGTGCGATAAATTTGAGAAATTAAGCAAtgacgaaaaggaaatgtTAAAAGGTTGCAacgaagaaataaaaactaAGCTAGAAAGTTTAAATGAAAGACTGGGATCATGGGagagaaacaaagaaagctATGAGGCAGCACTGAAAGATAAGGACCAAACGATAGGGGAGTTtgagaagaagacaaataGCATGTCAAAAGAACTGACCCATTTAAAGTCACGTTTGGGTAACTTAGAGGGAAATACTTCTGAAAGGATTACTATAAAAGAGATTCTACAATCAAGGTCAGATATTTCTGTTGAAGAATGTAATCTTCTTATGATCGAACAGATTGATTCAGCATGTCTAACAGACTTACAAAATATTGTCAAAGAAATCGTACTTGCTATTGGAATTCCCTACTCCAAATTACGGAGAAAAATCCCCTTATTAGCAATTAAACTGAAATATGAAAGTATATTACTGTCCAACTTTGCCCAACGCCTTCATAGACAGATATATaatcaagaaatgaatCTAAAAAAGTTTACGGATCAGGCATACTATGAATTCATGACTACACGTAGGATTGACACCATAGATCACCATTTGGAGAGATGCCTGGATCATCTGTATGATTATATCTTGGAAAAGATGGTCAggtga
- the PDR16 gene encoding phosphatidylinositol transporter, with product MFKRFSKKKEVPEEPKNLIEIDKPIKDLPASVSIPEEKPLTDEQKKMYKDVLKYFSDPDLKIYTSEKNRSEEEVKPLEEEEKAWLTRECFLRYLRATKWVLKDCIDRITTTLAWRREFGISHLGEEHGDTLTADSVAVENESGKQVILGYENDARPILYLKPGRQNTKTSHRQVQHLVFMLERVIDFMPAGQDSLALLIDFKEYPDVPKVPGNSKIPPIGVGKEVLHILQTHYPERLGKALLTNIXWLAWTFLKLIHPFIDPLTREKLVFDEPFVKYVPKDELDSLYGGELKFRYKHDVYWPSLVDAAREKRDHYFKRFQSLGGIVGLSEVDLRGTHDKLIYPVNSEK from the coding sequence ATGTTTAAGAGattttccaagaagaaagaggtTCCTGAAGagccaaaaaatttaattGAGATTGACAAGCCAATTAAGGACTTGCCTGCCTCGGTATCTATTCCAGAGGAAAAACCACTCACcgatgaacaaaaaaaaatgtacaAGGACGTTCTGAAATACTTCAGTGATCCTGACTTGAAAATCTACacaagtgaaaaaaatagatcagaagaagaagtcaaGCCCTTagaggaggaggaaaaAGCTTGGTTGACAAGAGAATGTTTCCTGCGTTACTTAAGAGCCACCAAATGGGTCTTAAAGGACTGTATCGATAGAATCACTACGACTTTGGCATGGAGAAGAGAATTTGGCATCAGCCACCTCGGAGAGGAACACGGTGACACACTGACCGCTGACTCCGTGGCCGTAGAGAACGAATCCGGTAAGCAAGTCATTCTGGGTTACGAAAACGATGCTAGGCCCATCCTGTATTTAAAACCGGGCAGACAAAACACAAAGACCTCTCACAGACAAGTGCAGCACTTAGTCTTTATGTTGGAAAGAGTCATCGATTTCATGCCAGCTGGCCAGGATTCTCTAGCTTTGCTAATAGATTTCAAGGAGTATCCTGATGTGCCTAAAGTACCCGGTAATAGTAAGATTCCACCTATCGGTGTAGGTAAAGAAGTTCTGCATATTTTACAAACTCACTATCCAGAAAGGCTCGGGAAGGCGCTTTTGACAAATATCYCTTGGTTGGCATGGACATTCTTAAAATTGATTCATCCATTTATCGACCCATTGACCCGTGAAAAACTGGTTTTCGATGAACCATTTGTCAAATACGTCCCTAAGGACGAACTGGATTCATTATATGGTGGGGAACTGAAGTTCAGGTATAAGCATGATGTATATTGGCCATCTTTGGTGGATGCTGCCCGCGAAAAGAGAGATCATTATTTCAAGAGGTTCCAAAGCCTCGGCGGTATTGTAGGTTTAAGCGAAGTCGATTTAAGAGGTACTCACGATAAACTCATTTACCCAGTAAACTCAGAAAAATAA
- the SQS1 gene encoding Sqs1p: MAKRHSHYQGSRGRHARGGSNSKRGGKGNAKGPSTGRNTKKKSVPTNNWHNSSVPLGGGDLADLGADFNPGRALISSKTIEDYYFGRDAKSRSMRMGGMRPGHRNDSSNNLQEGKATFRKRPMEFVKAKEVYDPSHDMVQKLQEKSLAAHNRDLADTKAPADEETTEQVYTAQDVGNEYIRSEDDESPISPPSLSSLSSSTSEIKDTELFFVDEEGQKRLDSNKIKRVRIEEVLKPKEIAVEFNPILTIGKVELNVAEGDENEDVGVDVPNKGSKTYHPFADYISGVMQNMENNDSSDDELAYEIETENSSDAQYERFDDSDVEDESYFDDYYLNAPNDVSLLPSPSPQLTQDIKSLSTNGNKAPEDQDGNVQSPVSDEVEFGFKEEDFVINTNDIVVTNIRMGGADNSYYLQCYRLLGDYDFHWIDQDLLADFIIDDLGLPEYRLSAYLNFVKNSLIPKVEPPEPTYSDIQISDSSDEEDKYDEDLDSSIVYSDMEEGLNDLIAYTLKHDIDRSRTFESKSLETKGKGKKKKLLIDESLALDTETMITLQNKLSKRLENKAKKRKDKEDFIDKENKNSDDLFKKYPYGFHVQNIRDEFELFLSRNKDRLTFPPLDPHGNKTVMKLAKHYNMKTSKIGKANHTSVVVEKVKKTKWSTPSHNLIDQLLRQRPVFMRIDVKRPREEQAVFERTKTIRGKFQIKEGEIVGKDAPEIGNENIGRRMLEKLGWRSGEGLGIQGNKGISEPIFAKIKKSRSGLRHSDN; encoded by the coding sequence TTCAACCCGGGGAGAGCGTTAATATCTTCTAAGACCATAGAGGACTATTATTTTGGTCGCGATGCCAAGAGTCGGTCTATGAGAATGGGTGGCATGAGACCAGGCCACCGTAATGACTCTTCAAACAATTTACAGGAAGGCAAAGCAACCTTTCGCAAAAGACCCATGGAATTTGTCAAAGCTAAAGAAGTCTACGATCCATCTCATGATATGGTTCAAAAACTCCAGGAAAAAAGTCTTGCTGCTCATAACAGGGACCTCGCTGACACGAAAGCACCAgctgatgaagaaactaCAGAGCAGGTTTACACCGCCCAAGACGTAGGCAATGAATACATCAGAAgcgaagatgatgaaagcCCGATATCACCACCGTCTTTGTCCTCACTCTCCTCTTCCACTTCTGAGATTAAAGACACCgaacttttctttgtagATGAAGAAGGCCAAAAACGACTAGattcaaataaaataaaacgGGTCCGTATTGAAGAGGTTCTAAAACCCAAGGAAATCGCAGTAGAGTTCAATCCTATCTTAACAATCGGAAAGGTTGAACTTAATGTTGCAGAAGGtgacgaaaatgaagatgttgGAGTTGATGTTCCTAATAAAGGTAGTAAGACATATCACCCATTTGCTGATTACATTTCAGGTGTGATGCAAAATATGGAAAACAACGATTCAAGCGATGATGAACTTGCTTATGAGATAGAAACTGAAAACAGTAGCGACGCTCAGTACGAACGTTTTGACGATAGTGACGTCGAAGACGAATCTTATTTTGACGATTACTATTTGAACGCTCCAAATGATGTTAGTCTTTTACCAAGTCCCAGCCCACAATTAACTCAAGATATAAAATCCCTTTCGACCAACGGCAATAAAGCGCCTGAAGACCAAGATGGCAATGTACAATCACCTGTGAGTGATGAAGTAGAGTTCGgattcaaagaagaagacttTGTTATAAATACAAATGACATAGTGGTCACTAATATTAGGATGGGTGGAGCCGATAATTCATACTACTTGCAATGTTATCGATTACTGGGAGATTACGATTTTCATTGGATTGATCAGGACCTGCTTGCTGATTTCATTATAGATGACTTGGGTCTTCCTGAATATAGATTATCCGcatatttgaattttgtcAAAAATTCTCTTATACCAAAAGTTGAACCACCTGAGCCAACCTACTCTGATATCCAGATTTCCGATTCCagtgacgaagaagacaaatATGATGAAGATTTAGACTCTTCAATTGTATATAGTGATATGGAAGAGGGGTTGAACGATCTTATTGCATACACATTGAAGCATGACATTGATAGATCCAGGACTTTTGAAAGCAAGTCTTTGGAAACTAAGGGTAAaggcaagaagaagaagctacTGATAGATGAATCATTGGCATTGGATACAGAAACAATGATCACACTACAAAATAAACTAAGCAAGCGTCTAGAAAACAAggcaaagaagagaaaagacaagGAGGACTTTATTGATAAAGAGAATAAGAATTCAGATGATCTGTTCAAGAAATACCCATACGGTTTCCATGTTCAGAATATAAGGGACGAATTTGAGTTATTTTTGTCAAGAAACAAAGACAGGCTCACCTTTCCTCCATTAGATCCTCATGGAAACAAAACAGTTATGAAACTTGCCAAACACTATAACATGaagacttcaaaaattgggAAAGCTAATCACACATCTGTAGTGGTcgaaaaagtaaaaaaaacaaaatggtCCACCCCAAGTCATAACCTTATTGACCAATTGTTAAGGCAGAGACCAGTATTTATGAGAATCGATGTGAAAAGGCcaagagaagaacaagcTGTGTTTGAAAGAACTAAAACGATCAGAGGAAAattccaaatcaaagaagGCGAGATTGTTGGGAAAGACGCCCCAGAAATTGGGAACGAAAATATTGGCAGAAGAATGCTGGAAAAACTTGGTTGGAGAAGTGGAGAGGGTCTCGGTATTCAAGGTAATAAGGGTATTAGCGAGCCTATCTTtgccaaaatcaaaaagagcAGATCGGGTTTGAGGCACAGCGACAATTAG
- the URE2 gene encoding glutathione peroxidase, protein MNNNGNQVSNLSNALRQVNIGNRNSNTTTDQSNINFEFPAGVNSNSSVQNNNNGRNGTQNNNNENNIKDTLEQHRQQQQAFSDMSHVEYSRITKFFQEQPLEGYTLFSHRSAPNGFKVAIVLSELGFHYNTIFLDFNLGEHRAPEFVSVNPNARVPALIDHNMDNLSIWESGAILLHLVNKYYKETGNPLLWSDDLAEQSQINAWLFFQTSGHAPMIGQALHFRYFHSQKIASAVERYTDEVRRVYGVVEMALAERREALVMELDTDNAAAYSAGTTPMSQSRFFDYPVWLVGDKLTIADLAFVPWNNVVDRIGINVKIEFPEVYKWTKHMMRRPAVIKALRGE, encoded by the coding sequence ATGAATAACAACGGTAACCAAGTATCCAATCTATCCAATGCTCTCCGCCAAGTAAATATAGGGAATAGAAACAGTAATACCACCACTGACCAGAGCAATATAAATTTCGAGTTCCCTGCCGGTGtaaatagtaatagtagCGTTcaaaataacaacaatggCCGTAATGGTAcccaaaataataacaacgaGAACAATATCAAAGATACTCTAGAACAGCATCGACAACAGCAGCAGGCATTCTCAGATATGAGTCATGTGGAGTATTCAAGAATTacaaagttttttcaagagcAACCTCTAGAAGGATATACCCTTTTCTCTCACAGATCTGCCCCTAATGGGTTTAAAGTCGCTATAGTATTGAGTGAACTCGGGTTTCATTATAACACGATTTTTCTAGATTTCAATTTGGGGGAACACAGGGCTCCTGAATTTGTCTCTGTAAATCCAAATGCCAGGGTTCCAGCCTTGATCGATCACAACATGGACAACTTATCCATTTGGGAGTCGGGCGCAATCTTGCTACATCTAGTAAACAAATATTACAAGGAGACCGGTAATCCACTACTTTGGTCTGATGATTTAGCAGAACAGTCTCAAATCAACGCATGGCTGTTCTTTCAGACTTCTGGTCATGCACCAATGATTGGACAGGCTTTACATTTTAGATACTTCCACTCCCAAAAAATTGCAAGTGCTGTGGAAAGATACACGGATGAAGTCAGAAGAGTTTACGGTGTGGTAGAAATGGCATTAGCCGAACGTAGAGAAGCATTAGTGATGGAATTGGACACAGATAATGCGGCAGCATATTCTGCTGGGACAACACCCATGTCACAAAGTCGGTTTTTTGACTATCCTGTATGGCTTGTAGGAGACAAATTGACTATAGCAGATTTAGCCTTTGTTCCATGGAATAACGTTGTGGATAGGATCGGCATTAATGTCAAAATTGAATTTCCCGAAGTTTACAAGTGGACCAAGCATATGATGAGAAGGCCTGCTGTAATTAAAGCATTACGTGGTGAGTAG
- the CSL4 gene encoding exosome non-catalytic core subunit CSL4, translating into MSICLALIATPFGIKYSITFVAQTGLINSYPVMTSDFQFPKIAYPGKLICPQYSTENKDGEDVIFNYVCGPGTKLLQYEHNGTMLEAITATLIGTVKREEVKNTDEEEEEKLEVADQSTEEEKSVDASSSEVVKRVVKFIRVSVLPGADDDGRTSKDANNDFANNLPKEGDIVLTRVTRLSLQRANVEILAVEDKPSPIDSGVGSNGMGIIAAGGGSGAATFSVSQASSDLGETFRGIIRSQDVRSTDRDRVKVIECFKPGDIVRAQVLSLGDGTNYYLTTARNDLGVVFARAANGAGGLMYATDWQMMTSPATGVTEKRKCAKPF; encoded by the coding sequence aTGAGCATATGTCTAGCGTTAATTGCCACACCTTTCGGTATTAAGTACTCTATTACTTTCGTAGCACAGACAGGCCTAATCAATTCATATCCTGTAATGACATCtgattttcaatttcccaAGATAGCTTATCCAGGTAAACTAATATGTCCACAATACAGTACAGAGAATAAAGATGGTGAAGATGTAATTTTTAACTATGTTTGCGGTCCAGGGACAAAACTGCTTCAGTATGAACACAACGGGACAATGTTAGAGGCTATCACTGCCACCTTAATTGGTACAGTGAAACGCGAGGAAGTGAAGAAtactgacgaagaagaagaagaaaaacttgaGGTCGCTGACCAATCTACAGAGGAGGAAAAATCAGTGGATGCGTCTTCCAGTGAAGTGGTGAAGAGGGTTGTAAAATTTATCCGAGTTTCAGTTTTGCCGGGGGCAGATGATGATGGCAGAACTAGCAAAGATGCTAATAACGATTTTGCCAATAATCTACCGAAGGAAGGTGATATTGTGTTGACCAGAGTGACAAGACTCTCATTACAAAGAGCCAATGTCGAAATTTTGGCTGTGGAAGATAAACCCTCTCCAATTGATAGTGGAGTTGGTAGTAATGGGATGGGAATAATTGCCGCTGGTGGCGGTTCCGGAGCGGCCACGTTCTCTGTATCGCAAGCATCATCTGATCTAGGTGAGACATTTAGAGGCATAATCAGGTCGCAAGACGTGAGGTCCACTGACAGAGATCGTGTGAAGGTGATAGAATGCTTCAAGCCAGGTGATATTGTAAGAGCGCAAGTTTTGTCGCTAGGTGATGGTACTAACTATTATTTAACTACCGCGAGAAATGATCTGGGTGTAGTGTTTGCCAGAGCCGCTAATGGTGCTGGTGGATTGATGTATGCCACAGACTGGCAAATGATGACCTCACCAGCCACGGGGGTGACAGAGAAACGTAAATGCGCCAAACCTTTTTGA
- the ELA1 gene encoding elongin A: protein MKSLRTLCEISLMRNHSNIQSVSNVPYHLLKKILQKVKIPQLLKLEKSNVLLIFDDDDLWLEMLKQDFPTNVQEQFVSKRDSICKYYITFIKENDIQLYHSDQDLIKLCIRQSVVKDPRNNKYRIPYRMLYSKYQQDVEKKQEESAERLRSEMLKLKQEREKKQTVVVDHTVYFQRRNPRKTTRSDSGPHSQLYMKSLRDHESRLKHFKDGGFNIAKRHAQRVAFGGKAGGQPSSPKKDATLSRPEPVKTDREGDGPTEEKKDALVPAAPIKKRRFELPSIFLNRKKPALPRVATKINTALPRPAPASITNDHHPHTNTASSSTSTATANTVPKGHKKKKSGIFVQNAGPAGNTTPHVTANMPATRPYIHDPRK from the coding sequence ATGAAAAGTTTAAGAACATTATGTGAAATCTCGTTGATGAGAAATCACTCCAATATACAATCTGTCAGTAATGTTCCCTACCATctgctaaaaaaaatactgcAAAAAGTCAAAATACCGCAGCTGTTGAAACTAGAGAAAAGCAACGTtttgttgatatttgatgacgatgatcTATGGCTAGAAATGCTGAAGCAAGATTTTCCGACCAATGTGCAGGAACAATTTGTATCCAAAAGAGATTCCATTTGCAAATATTATATCACTTTCATAAAGGAGAATGACATACAACTTTACCACTCGGATCAAGACCTAATAAAACTCTGTATACGACAGTCGGTGGTCAAAGACCCCCGGAACAACAAGTACCGCATACCCTACAGAATGTTATACTCGAAGTACCAGCAGGAtgtggaaaagaaacaagaagaaagcgCAGAGAGGCTGCGATCAGAAATGCTGAAActaaaacaagaaagagagaaaaagcaaactgTAGTAGTAGACCATACTGTTTacttccaaagaagaaacccCAGGAAGACCACGAGGTCGGACAGCGGACCCCACTCGCAACTGTACATGAAATCATTGAGAGATCACGAATCCAGACTAAAGCATTTCAAAGACGGCGGGTTCAACATTGCGAAAAGGCATGCACAGCGTGTAGCGTTTGGCGGGAAAGCTGGCGGACAGCCATCGTCTCCAAAGAAGGATGCAACGTTGTCCAGGCCGGAACCCGTCAAAACAGACCGAGAAGGGGACGGTCCTacagaagagaagaaagacGCTCTAGTTCCCGCCGCACCgatcaagaagagaagGTTCGAATTACCGTCGATCTTTCTCAACCGAAAAAAACCCGCACTACCCAGGGTGGCGACCAAGATCAACACTGCACTTCCTCGTCCCGCTCCAGCATCGATTACCAATGATCACCATCCCCACACAAACACCGCTTCCTCCTCTACGTCAACTGCCACCGCTAATACCGTACCGAAAGGccacaagaagaagaaatcggGCATCTTCGTACAAAATGCCGGTCCTGCCGGAAATACTACGCCGCACGTGACCGCCAACATGCCCGCTACCCGGCCGTATATCCACGATCCGCGGAAATAG
- the JJJ1 gene encoding Jjj1p: MKTCYYELLGVESHASDLELKKAYRKKALQYHPDKNPDNVEEATENFAIIRAAYEVLSDSQERAWYDSHKEQILNDTPPDADGYCDYEVDAAVTGVTADELLLFFNSALYTKVDNSAAGIYQIAGKIFAKLAKDEVLNGKRLGRFNEYQDDVFEQDVNNTGYLKACDKYMNKTDMLLYPLFGYSSTNYEYLKNFYKIWSTFNTLKSFSWKDEYMYSKSYDRRTKREVNRRNEKARQQARNEYNKTVKRFVVFIKKLDKRMKEGAKFAEEQRKLKEQQRKNELKNSRNKEKSSSLNDNECKASFNLQSWQTVKEENWDELEKVYDNFGEFENSKDDKEDEVLIYECFICNKTFKSEKQLKNHTNTKLHKKNMAEIRKEMKEENITLGLDNLSDLENFDSADEVVEEKDNIDLEALQAELAEIERKLAESSSEDETEDDSVKVEMEIEVEDVSSDEDVQVRTKGNNKKKKKKKKNKKKDNAETEIDETDSSDDDMDKRGDELNDLLASLNGNGFQSDDDEDWSTKAKKKKGKPPKKNSKSARSTPSLTTPLPSASPFAVIEKCGTCGESFDSRNKLFTHVKIAGHASVKSQAKSRKVKVNKK; this comes from the coding sequence atGAAGACTTGCTATTACGAACTTTTGGGAGTCGAATCGCATGCTTCTGATcttgaattgaaaaaagcgTATCGTAAAAAAGCTTTACAATATCACCCAGATAAAAACCCGGATAATGTTGAAGAGGCCACAGAAAATTTTGCTATTATTCGAGCTGCTTATGAAGTGCTGTCTGACTCTCAGGAAAGGGCATGGTACGATTCACACAAGGAACAAATTTTAAATGATACTCCACCGGATGCTGATGGATACTGCGATTATGAAGTGGACGCTGCTGTCACAGGTGTCACTGCTGATGAgttgcttttgttcttcaattctGCCCTATATACAAAGGTGGACAACTCGGCTGCAGGGATCTATCAAATTGCAGGAAAGATATTTGCTAAATTAGCCAAAGATGAAGTATTGAATGGTAAACGTCTGGGAAGATTCAACGAGTATCAAGACGATGTCTTTGAGCAAGATGTAAATAACACTGGGTATTTAAAGGCGTGTGATAAGTACATGAATAAAACCGATATGCTTCTATATCCTTTATTCGGGTATTCATCTACAAACTATGAATACTTAAAGAACTTTTATAAAATTTGGTCGACCTTCAATACATTGAAAAGCTTCAGTTGGAAAGACGAATACATGTATTCCAAAAGTTATGACAGAAGAACTAAGAGGGAAGTTAATAGAAGAAACGAGAAAGCAAGACAACAGGCCCGAAATGAGTACAATAAAACAGTCAAAAGGTTTGTCGTTTTTATCAAGAAGCTTGACAAAAGAATGAAAGAAGGCGCAAAATTTGCAGAAGAACAACGTAAActaaaagaacaacagaggaaaaatgaattaaaGAATTCGAGGAATAAAGAGAAATCTAGTAGTCTGAACGACAACGAATGTAAAGCCAGTTTCAATCTACAGAGTTGGCAAActgtaaaagaagaaaactggGATGAACTGGAAAAAGTCTATGATAATTTTGgggaatttgaaaactctaaggatgataaagaagatgagGTATTGATCTACGAGTGTTTTATCTGTAATAAAACATTCAAGTCTGAaaaacaattgaaaaatcacACGAACACTAAATTgcacaagaaaaatatggCCGAGATtcgaaaagaaatgaaagaggaaaacatAACCCTTGGGCTAGACAATCTTTCGgatcttgaaaattttgattcAGCGGATGAGGTTgttgaagagaaagataACATTGATTTGGAAGCATTACAAGCTGAACTTGCTGAGATTGAGAGAAAACTAGCAGAAAGTTCatctgaagatgaaaccGAGGACGATAGTGTAAAAGTGGAAATGGAAATAGAGGTGGAAGACGTCAGttctgatgaagatgtGCAAGTACGCACGAAAGGtaataataagaagaagaagaagaagaagaaaaacaagaagaaagacaaTGCAGAGACAGAAATTGACGAAACAGATTCATCTGACGACGATATGGATAAAAGAGGCGACGAATTGAACGATCTTCTAGCGTCGTTGAATGGCAACGGCTTCCAAAGcgacgacgatgaagatTGGTCTACAAAagcgaagaagaaaaagggtaaaccaccaaaaaaaaactccaaATCTGCGCGAAGCACCCCATCTCTAACTACTCCATTACCTTCAGCATCTCCATTTGCCGTGATCGAAAAATGCGGTACCTGTGGAGAATCATTTGATAGTCGAAACAAGCTATTTACGCATGTGAAGATAGCGGGGCATGCCTCGGTGAAAAGCCAGGCAAAGAGTAGGAAAGTCAAggtaaacaagaaatag